AATAGATATAATTAATCTCGATCAACAGTTGTATTTCCTGAATGTTAATAAAGAGATAATTATGATCAGTGCAATTGTGGGTACTGCTTCAAATCCAGGAGTCCCTCTCGGTCCCGATGCCTCTTTTACTAACTGTTGTGAAGATGTAGACATCGATGCCCCCTCAGCAGTTGGCTCTATTTCAACTACGAGAAATGAACCCGACGGGATAGCATAGTCTTCAACCGCCTGAAAATATATGGTGTTCTTTCCAACCGTTAGATGCTCGGTAACGTCCCGCGTATCAATATCCAGGTCAGGATAAGGTGTACCGTTGCAGATGCCCGACCAGTTCCTGTCATTGACATACAACATGTTCGCATCCCAGTTGCCTGACTGGACAATGGTCCACAAGGTGGCTTTCTTTATCGGACCATGTGAAATTGTGGGGTTCATCATCTCAGTGATGGTCTGGTCAGGTGTTGTGTAGGTCGGTGTGCCGTCATCCTCTGCTTGCGAGTTGAGCATATCACTTCCTTCATTGACCCAGTATTCGATATCCTTTCCATTCACATCAGTGTATACCACGAGCAAACCAATACCATTCATGCAGAAATATGTACCATCAGGACCGATATTCTCAATGACAGCTGTATGACTGCCAGATCCGCTTACAATACTCGTAATATCATACGCCCATGTGCCGGCGGGATAGTCATATATTCCCCACCCCTTTCTGTCACTGTACTGTTGATCCGGCTCAAGCTTTTTATTATCAAAGGTCAGTTCCATATCCGGATACGTGCCAGTTGAACCCTTGGCACTCCAGGTCCAGTAATTATAGAGCCGTGCGAACTTCACTACCCTACCTTCTGGTAACGATACGGCATAATGCACGGTATATGTTTCACCAGTCCAAAGCTTCCCGCTGTAATAACTGTCCCCTATCGTATAATCCAATCCGCCTCTTATGGTGTCATGGCCAAAAGTTGAAAGCGGTTTATCGGCTATATATCCATTCACTTCCGGTTCCTGCGCTGCTGCCGTAACAGTTAGTAAGCTCAGCAATATTATGCATAAAATTATATTTCTTTTAAGTATATTTAATTCCATTAACTAATTCACTCCTTTGTAGTTTTCCGGAACATGCAATGCTACATGCGCTTGAAAATATCCTCCTCTTCAACTACATCTGTTTAGCCGAACGTATTTTTGCACTCATTGATATTTCCGGAGAAGCGACTTCAGCTTCTGACGCAGGGGTGGCCTCAGGAAAATTCCGGTCCAAAAAAGACACACCCTTATAAATAGCGATTACATTATCCGAATCTGTACTATTGGTGTATTCCTCTCCCCAGAGGTTCCAGGTTGCATGTGCTTGGGGCACTCGGTGTGCTCCAACCTGTTCGGGGATCATCTGATATGAAAGCACTCTTCTCTCACGGGGTGCCAGAACAAACTCCCAATCCAGATCCGGTTTGTTATCTGTTACCGTTCCATTGATCAATGTGAAAAATATCGGCAGGGCATCATCCAATCTGATCCTGACCGGTCGGGATTGGATATTTACCACACTTATGGAAGTATATACAGTCTGTCCCGGATGTGCTTCGTTTGTTGTGCTTTTAAATATTTTAATAGGCTGTGTAATCCTGACTGTGTTGGACTCTGTCAGGAAATTTCGTGTCCCGTGAGCATCGATCCAGCTCATATTTACCGATATGTTATAGAATCCTTTTTGCAGAGCAGCCGGGAACCTTAACTTGATATCCTCAGACCGGTATGTCCCTTCATAAAGACTAAAGCCGGATGGCAGATCTCCTTGAATGGTCAAACCATCTGTAACAACATCAAGATGAATATCATCCATCTTTACCTCTCCAATGTTTCTGATCAGCACGGCGGCAATTATCTGCTGATCGATCAGGTATTCATCTTTGTCTGTGGAAATACTCAGAGCCAGAGACCCTGGATTTTTCGACGATTTCTCGGTATCAAACACGATTTCAGCCCCCGGGGAATAAACACTGCCGTACATTGGTAAAATCCTCTGGTCTGTAACATTAATGCCCTTTAGCCTGATCCTGCTGTTATCCAAATAATTCCAATTTGAATCATTATTCGCCAGCACCGTATTCCCGATAAATACTCCATTGCAGGATACATTTATTCCAACCATGCCGTATCCATCGAATTCAACCACATTTATCGTATAATCTCCCTTTGAAACAGCAGGATTCTCAAGACTGAGCGTGAAGGTGGCGCTGTCCCATTCAGTGGCAGAGGC
The genomic region above belongs to Methanosarcinales archaeon and contains:
- a CDS encoding DUF3344 domain-containing protein; amino-acid sequence: MELNILKRNIILCIILLSLLTVTAAAQEPEVNGYIADKPLSTFGHDTIRGGLDYTIGDSYYSGKLWTGETYTVHYAVSLPEGRVVKFARLYNYWTWSAKGSTGTYPDMELTFDNKKLEPDQQYSDRKGWGIYDYPAGTWAYDITSIVSGSGSHTAVIENIGPDGTYFCMNGIGLLVVYTDVNGKDIEYWVNEGSDMLNSQAEDDGTPTYTTPDQTITEMMNPTISHGPIKKATLWTIVQSGNWDANMLYVNDRNWSGICNGTPYPDLDIDTRDVTEHLTVGKNTIYFQAVEDYAIPSGSFLVVEIEPTAEGASMSTSSQQLVKEASGPRGTPGFEAVPTIALIIIISLLTFRKYNC